One part of the Streptomyces nigra genome encodes these proteins:
- a CDS encoding acyl carrier protein produces MSTQQFTLDDLKRILIEGAGAEETVDLDGDILDADFEHLGYESLALLETGGRIEREYGITLDDDVLSEANTPRALIDAVNGQLQGGSQAAA; encoded by the coding sequence GTGTCCACACAGCAGTTCACCCTCGACGACCTCAAGCGCATCCTCATCGAGGGCGCCGGCGCCGAGGAGACCGTCGACCTCGACGGCGACATCCTCGACGCGGACTTCGAGCACCTCGGCTACGAGTCACTGGCCCTGCTCGAGACCGGCGGCCGGATCGAGCGCGAGTACGGCATCACCCTCGACGACGACGTCCTGTCCGAGGCCAACACGCCGCGCGCCCTGATCGACGCGGTCAACGGGCAGCTGCAGGGCGGTTCGCAGGCCGCCGCCTGA
- a CDS encoding ketosynthase chain-length factor — protein sequence MSAVVVTGLGVTAPNGLGVQDYWEATLAGKSGIGRITRFDPSQYPARLAGEIPGFAAEEHLPSRLLPQTDRMTRLALVAADWALEDAGIRPQDLPDSSMGVVTASSSGGFEFGQGELQALWSRGSQYVSAYQSFAWFYAVNSGQISIRHGMKGPSSVVVSDQAGGLDAVAQARRQIRKGTAVVVSGAVDASICPWGWVAQLAAQRLTTRDEPAQAYLPFDAAADGYVPGEGGALLVLESEESARSRDARVYGEVAGYAATFDPAPGSGRPPGLRRAIELALADARMDADDIDVVFCDAAADPELDRIESEAITAVFGPYGVPVTAPKTMTGRLYSGAAPLDLATALLSLRDGVIPPTVHVTPAPEHTLDLVADRPRETGPRSALVLARGHGGFNSAAIVRASA from the coding sequence ATGAGCGCGGTGGTGGTGACGGGCCTGGGCGTCACGGCACCCAACGGCCTGGGCGTCCAGGACTACTGGGAGGCGACCCTCGCCGGGAAGAGCGGCATCGGGCGGATCACCCGCTTCGACCCCTCCCAGTACCCGGCACGGCTGGCCGGGGAGATACCCGGCTTCGCGGCCGAGGAGCATCTGCCGAGCCGGCTGCTGCCGCAGACCGACCGGATGACCCGCCTCGCGCTGGTCGCCGCCGACTGGGCGCTCGAGGACGCCGGGATACGGCCGCAGGACCTGCCCGACTCCAGCATGGGCGTGGTCACCGCCAGCTCGTCCGGCGGCTTCGAGTTCGGCCAGGGCGAGCTGCAGGCGCTGTGGAGCCGGGGCAGCCAGTACGTCAGCGCGTACCAGTCGTTCGCCTGGTTCTACGCCGTCAACAGCGGCCAGATCTCCATCCGGCACGGCATGAAGGGCCCCAGCAGCGTCGTCGTCAGCGACCAGGCCGGCGGTCTGGACGCGGTCGCGCAGGCCCGCCGGCAGATCCGCAAGGGCACGGCCGTCGTCGTCTCCGGTGCGGTGGACGCCTCCATCTGCCCGTGGGGCTGGGTCGCCCAGCTCGCCGCGCAGCGGCTGACCACCCGGGACGAGCCGGCCCAGGCGTATCTGCCGTTCGACGCGGCCGCCGACGGCTACGTCCCCGGCGAGGGCGGCGCGCTGCTCGTCCTGGAGTCCGAGGAGTCGGCGCGCTCCCGCGACGCCCGGGTCTACGGCGAGGTCGCCGGGTACGCCGCCACCTTCGACCCGGCGCCGGGCAGCGGACGCCCGCCGGGACTGCGCCGGGCGATCGAACTCGCCCTGGCCGACGCCCGGATGGACGCCGACGACATCGACGTCGTGTTCTGCGACGCCGCCGCCGACCCCGAGCTCGACCGGATCGAGTCGGAGGCGATCACCGCGGTCTTCGGCCCGTACGGCGTCCCCGTCACCGCGCCGAAGACGATGACCGGCCGCCTCTACTCGGGCGCGGCCCCCCTCGACCTGGCCACCGCGCTGCTGTCCCTGCGGGACGGGGTGATCCCGCCGACGGTGCACGTCACGCCGGCGCCGGAGCACACCCTCGACCTGGTGGCCGACCGCCCGCGCGAGACCGGACCGCGCTCGGCGCTGGTCCTGGCCCGCGGCCACGGCGGCTTCAACTCGGCGGCGATCGTCCGGGCGTCCGCCTGA
- a CDS encoding beta-ketoacyl-[acyl-carrier-protein] synthase family protein: protein MSGRRVVITGIEVLAPGGVGKDGFWDMLSEGRTATRGITFFDPSPFRSQVAAEMDFDPDRHGLTPQEVRRMDRAAQFAVVAARGAVADSGIDLAAHEPHRVGVTIGSAVGATTGLDEEYRVVSDGGRLHLVDHAYAVPHLYNYLVPSSFSAEVAWTVGAEGPNTVVSTGCTSGIDSVGYAVELIREGSADVMIAGSSDAPISPITMACFDAIKATTPRREDPEQASRPFDGTRNGFVLGEGCAVFVLEELESARRRGAHVYAEIAGYATRSNAYHMTGLRPDGAEMAEAITVALDEARMNVDRIDYINAHGSGTKQNDRHETAAFKKSLGEHAYRTPVSSIKSMVGHSLGAIGSIEIAASALAMEHHVVPPTANLHTPDPECDLDYVPVTAREQLTDAVLTVGSGFGGFQSAMVLARPERSMA, encoded by the coding sequence ATGAGCGGTCGTCGTGTCGTCATCACCGGGATCGAGGTGCTCGCTCCCGGCGGCGTCGGCAAGGACGGCTTCTGGGACATGCTGAGCGAGGGCCGTACCGCCACCCGCGGCATCACCTTCTTCGACCCGAGCCCCTTCCGCTCCCAGGTCGCGGCGGAGATGGACTTCGACCCGGACCGGCACGGGCTCACCCCGCAGGAGGTCCGCCGGATGGACCGGGCCGCCCAGTTCGCGGTGGTCGCGGCACGCGGCGCGGTCGCGGACAGCGGGATCGACCTCGCGGCCCACGAGCCGCACCGGGTGGGCGTCACCATCGGCAGCGCGGTCGGCGCCACCACGGGCCTCGACGAGGAGTACCGGGTCGTCAGCGACGGCGGACGGCTGCATCTGGTGGACCACGCCTACGCCGTACCGCACCTCTACAACTACCTCGTGCCGAGCTCCTTCTCGGCCGAGGTCGCCTGGACGGTCGGCGCGGAGGGCCCCAACACCGTGGTGTCCACGGGCTGCACCTCCGGCATCGACTCGGTCGGCTACGCGGTCGAGCTGATCCGGGAGGGCTCGGCGGACGTGATGATCGCCGGTTCGTCGGACGCGCCGATCTCCCCGATCACCATGGCCTGCTTCGACGCCATCAAGGCGACGACCCCCCGCCGGGAGGACCCCGAGCAGGCGTCCCGGCCGTTCGACGGCACCCGCAACGGCTTCGTGCTCGGCGAGGGCTGCGCGGTCTTCGTCCTGGAGGAGCTGGAGAGCGCCCGGCGCCGCGGGGCGCACGTCTACGCCGAGATCGCGGGCTACGCCACCCGCAGCAACGCGTACCACATGACCGGTCTGCGGCCGGACGGCGCCGAGATGGCGGAGGCCATCACGGTGGCGCTGGACGAGGCCCGGATGAACGTGGACCGGATCGACTACATCAACGCGCACGGCTCCGGCACCAAGCAGAACGACCGGCACGAGACGGCCGCGTTCAAGAAGAGCCTCGGCGAGCACGCCTACCGGACCCCGGTCAGCTCCATCAAGTCGATGGTGGGCCACTCGCTCGGCGCGATCGGCTCCATCGAGATCGCCGCGTCGGCGCTGGCCATGGAGCACCACGTGGTCCCGCCGACCGCGAACCTGCACACCCCGGACCCCGAGTGCGACCTGGACTACGTCCCGGTCACCGCCCGCGAGCAGCTGACCGACGCGGTGCTGACGGTCGGCAGCGGGTTCGGCGGCTTCCAGAGCGCGATGGTGCTCGCCCGTCCCGAGAGGAGCATGGCATGA
- a CDS encoding TcmI family type II polyketide cyclase, translating to MHSTLIVARMEPGSAADVASLFGAFDDTEMPHLMGTRRRQLFQYRGLYFHLQDFDADNGGELIEKAKSDERFVRISEDLKPFIEAYDPATWRSPADAMAQRFYSWEASR from the coding sequence ATGCACAGCACTTTGATCGTGGCCCGGATGGAACCGGGTTCCGCGGCCGATGTCGCCTCGTTGTTCGGCGCGTTCGACGACACCGAGATGCCGCATCTCATGGGCACCCGGCGCCGGCAGCTCTTCCAGTACCGGGGCCTGTATTTCCACCTCCAGGACTTCGACGCGGACAACGGCGGCGAGCTCATCGAGAAGGCCAAGTCCGACGAGCGTTTCGTGCGTATCAGCGAGGACCTGAAGCCCTTCATCGAGGCGTACGACCCGGCCACCTGGCGGTCCCCGGCGGACGCCATGGCCCAGCGCTTCTACTCCTGGGAGGCGTCCCGATGA